The following are encoded together in the Blautia obeum ATCC 29174 genome:
- a CDS encoding type I restriction-modification system subunit M — protein sequence MARAAKPKKEISMEEALWKSADKLRGSVEPAEYKHVVLSLFFLKFASDKFEECRNKIIATHGEKYADMKPFYTQENVFYLPEESRWKYIIENAKQDDIALKIDTALYTIEKNNPALKGALPDNYYSRLHIDTAKLASLLDEINRINTDDKENDIIGRVYEYFLSKFALAEGKGKGEFYTPKCIVNLIAEMLEPYDGILYDPCCGSGGMFVQSIKFVEAHSGNKKKVSIYGQEYTNTTFKLAKMNLAIRGISANLGEMAANTFTNDQHKDLKADFIMANPPFNQKQWRAENELVDDPRWNGYEVPPTSNANYGWILNIVSKLSQNGVAGFLLANGALSDDGTELKIRQQLIENHLVEAIIILPRNLFYTTDISVTLWVLNKNKKARVVEQNGKLKRYRNREDEILFMDLRQMGSPYEKKYIELTEEDRAKVTSVYHNWQQEGYEETYENVPEFCYSASFDEVKEKGFTLVPSRYIEFVNRDENIDFDTKMRSLQGELKELLVQEEKSKSDLLAVFKELGYEIEL from the coding sequence ATGGCAAGGGCTGCTAAACCAAAGAAAGAAATATCAATGGAAGAAGCACTTTGGAAAAGTGCTGATAAACTGAGAGGTTCTGTTGAGCCTGCGGAGTATAAACACGTTGTTCTGAGTTTATTCTTCCTTAAATTTGCCAGTGACAAGTTTGAGGAATGCCGTAATAAGATTATTGCTACACACGGCGAAAAGTATGCGGATATGAAACCGTTTTATACTCAGGAAAATGTATTCTATCTTCCTGAAGAAAGTCGTTGGAAGTACATTATTGAAAATGCAAAGCAGGACGATATTGCCCTGAAGATAGATACAGCACTTTATACGATTGAAAAGAACAACCCGGCACTGAAAGGTGCTTTGCCGGATAACTATTACTCCCGCTTACATATTGATACGGCAAAGTTGGCTTCTTTGCTTGATGAAATCAATCGTATCAATACAGATGATAAAGAGAACGACATTATAGGTCGTGTATATGAGTATTTTCTTAGTAAGTTCGCTCTTGCAGAAGGAAAAGGTAAAGGAGAGTTCTACACACCAAAGTGTATTGTAAACCTGATTGCCGAAATGCTTGAGCCTTACGATGGAATACTTTATGACCCTTGTTGCGGTTCGGGTGGTATGTTTGTGCAGTCCATCAAGTTCGTAGAAGCACATAGCGGTAATAAAAAGAAAGTGTCTATTTACGGTCAGGAATACACAAATACCACTTTCAAACTGGCAAAAATGAATTTAGCTATCCGTGGTATTTCCGCAAATCTTGGAGAGATGGCAGCCAATACATTTACCAACGACCAACACAAAGACCTTAAAGCAGATTTCATTATGGCAAACCCACCTTTCAATCAGAAGCAGTGGAGAGCCGAGAATGAGCTTGTAGACGACCCTCGTTGGAATGGATACGAAGTTCCACCAACAAGCAACGCAAACTATGGTTGGATACTGAATATTGTTTCCAAACTTTCACAAAACGGTGTGGCAGGTTTCCTGCTTGCTAATGGGGCATTATCCGATGACGGTACAGAGCTGAAAATCAGACAGCAACTTATAGAAAATCATTTGGTAGAAGCGATTATTATTCTTCCGAGAAACCTTTTCTATACCACTGACATCAGCGTTACCCTTTGGGTACTCAATAAGAATAAAAAGGCTCGTGTTGTGGAACAGAACGGAAAGCTAAAACGCTATCGTAATCGAGAAGATGAAATACTCTTTATGGATTTACGACAGATGGGCAGTCCTTATGAGAAGAAGTACATTGAATTGACAGAGGAAGATAGAGCCAAAGTTACAAGTGTATATCATAACTGGCAGCAGGAAGGCTATGAGGAAACTTATGAGAATGTACCAGAGTTTTGTTATTCTGCTTCTTTTGATGAAGTAAAGGAAAAAGGATTTACTCTTGTACCGAGCAGATATATTGAGTTTGTCAATCGTGATGAGAACATCGACTTTGATACAAAAATGAGGTCATTGCAGGGAGAACTCAAAGAACTTCTTGTTCAAGAGGAAAAATCTAAATCAGATTTGCTTGCTGTATTTAAGGAGTTGGGATATGAAATCGAATTATAA
- a CDS encoding restriction endonuclease subunit S yields the protein MKSNYKQLGQFIRQVDIRNSEGKEENLLGVSVQKKFIPSIANTVGTDFKKYKVVKKGQFTYIPDTSRRGDKIGIALLEDYEEGLVSNVYTVFEIIDEKQLIPEYLMLWFSRPEFDRYARFKSHGSVREVMDWDEMCKVELPVPPYEKQEEIVDGYKTITERIALKQKINDNLANTEQAIWVETVINNHTVPTALGDLVDFIDGDRGKNYPTFDEFTSTGYCLFLNASNVTSTGFNFDNCMFVSEEKDKLMNKGHLSPYDIVLTSRGTLGNVALYDKHIKYENVRINSGMLIIRPKTKRLSPYFIYVLLKSSYMKAAIERFKSGSAQPQLPIKDLQKITFEIPESDTVLVALDRQFLAVEESISINNNEIDNLKELSNVLLAELSR from the coding sequence ATGAAATCGAATTATAAACAGTTGGGGCAATTTATCCGTCAGGTTGATATTAGAAATTCTGAGGGAAAAGAAGAAAATTTACTTGGTGTTTCTGTTCAAAAGAAATTTATTCCATCTATTGCAAATACAGTTGGAACGGATTTTAAGAAATATAAAGTGGTAAAAAAAGGGCAGTTTACATATATTCCAGATACATCAAGGCGAGGAGATAAAATAGGGATTGCTCTGTTGGAAGATTATGAGGAAGGACTTGTAAGCAATGTTTATACAGTCTTCGAGATAATAGATGAGAAACAACTTATTCCGGAGTATTTAATGCTTTGGTTTAGCAGACCGGAATTTGATAGATATGCCCGCTTTAAGTCACACGGCAGTGTACGAGAAGTTATGGATTGGGACGAAATGTGTAAGGTAGAGTTACCAGTTCCGCCCTATGAAAAGCAAGAAGAGATTGTAGACGGATATAAGACAATTACAGAAAGAATTGCTTTAAAGCAGAAGATAAATGATAATTTAGCAAATACAGAACAAGCAATTTGGGTTGAAACCGTAATCAATAATCATACTGTCCCAACAGCTCTTGGCGACCTTGTTGATTTCATTGATGGAGATAGAGGGAAAAATTATCCCACATTTGATGAATTTACCTCAACAGGTTATTGTCTGTTCTTAAATGCTTCTAATGTTACATCTACGGGCTTTAACTTTGATAATTGTATGTTCGTTTCAGAGGAAAAGGACAAACTAATGAATAAAGGACACCTATCTCCTTACGACATTGTTCTTACCTCTCGTGGAACGCTCGGCAATGTTGCTTTATATGACAAGCACATTAAGTATGAAAATGTGCGAATCAACTCCGGTATGCTTATCATACGCCCTAAGACTAAGCGGCTTTCTCCATATTTCATATATGTCTTATTGAAAAGCTCATATATGAAGGCTGCTATTGAACGATTTAAGTCTGGCTCTGCTCAACCTCAGCTACCAATCAAGGATTTGCAGAAAATCACTTTTGAAATACCGGAATCCGATACAGTTCTTGTTGCTTTAGACCGTCAATTTCTTGCTGTCGAGGAAAGCATATCAATAAACAATAATGAAATTGACAACCTAAAAGAACTGAGTAACGTATTACTTGCTGAGTTAAGCCGCTAA
- a CDS encoding type I restriction endonuclease subunit R: MANFNEHALEMSIMELFKDEGYTYVSGDQIHRERTEVLLTDDLKQYLYNRYAKDGITPSEVDSVFLMLRNISGTIYEANKAVFKLLCDGFILNREDRTQKDLYIELIDFDTPENNIFKVVNQFEIEGVNNQLRIPDGIVFVNGIPVVVLEFKSAVQENTTIMDAYKQLTIRYRRDIPEIFKYNAFVVISDGANNKYGSFFSPYDFFYAWRKINSDDKELDGINSLVTMIKGLFRKDRLLEVIKDFIYFPDNSDKDLKIVCRYPQFFAANKLYENIKTHLRPEGDGKGGTYFGATGCGKSYTMLFLTRMLMKSKYFSSPTILIITDRTDLDDQLSKQFVGSKKYIGDETVVSIESREKLREELQGRESGGVYLTTIQKFTEDLQLLTDRTNVICISDEAHRSQINLDQKVKITESGVQKTYGFAKYLHDSLPNATYVGFTGTPVDGTIEVFGGVVDAYTMTEAVKDGITVNLVYDGRAAKVMLNQDKVRQIEEYYAQCELEGANEHQVEESQKAVAKMEVIIGDPDRLRAVAEDFIKHYEIRVAEGATVAGKAMFVCSNRNIAYDFYKIVKELRPKWTEKKICDDGVVLSEKDKKELKPMEKIKLVMTRNKDDEKDLFDMLGTKEDRKEFDRQFKNPKSNFKIAIVVDMWLTGFDVPELDTIYIDKPIQQHTLIQTISRVNRVCEGKDKGLIVDYIGIKKNMNTALKKYTNFESEEFEGVEQSITIVKDQLEVLGQMFHNFNSSDFFNGSPTEQLACLNRAVEYVQLSEELERRFMAAVKRMKQAFNLCSSSEKFSDEDKDYIHFYCAVRSILFKLTKGDAPDIEQMNARVRKMLEGAIQSDGIEELFETGKHISVDIFSDEYMDKINAIQLPNTKIKILQRLLSQAIDEFKKVNKIMGVEFAGRLKKVVDEYNNRRRDEAYANEVLDDVAEQLAQLLSELKTEKNSFKNMGIDYEEKAFYDILKAVSKKFEFEYPDDKMIELSKRIKLIVDDKSRYTDWSARDDIKANLQVDLILLLDEFGYPPVTIDDVYKEVLEQAENFKKYAQ; encoded by the coding sequence ATGGCAAATTTTAATGAACACGCATTGGAAATGTCAATAATGGAGTTGTTCAAAGACGAGGGGTACACCTATGTCAGTGGCGACCAGATACACAGAGAAAGGACAGAGGTTCTGCTTACGGACGACCTGAAGCAATACCTTTATAATCGCTATGCGAAAGACGGTATCACACCGAGTGAGGTGGATAGTGTCTTTCTAATGCTGCGTAATATTTCCGGTACGATTTATGAAGCAAACAAAGCTGTATTTAAGCTGCTTTGCGATGGCTTTATTCTTAACCGTGAGGACAGAACGCAGAAAGACCTCTATATTGAACTTATTGATTTCGACACTCCCGAAAACAATATTTTCAAAGTGGTTAATCAGTTTGAAATTGAAGGCGTAAATAATCAGTTGCGTATTCCGGATGGCATTGTGTTCGTAAATGGTATTCCTGTTGTTGTTCTTGAATTTAAGAGTGCGGTACAAGAGAATACGACCATAATGGACGCATATAAGCAACTTACAATTCGTTACCGTAGAGATATTCCGGAGATTTTTAAATACAATGCGTTTGTTGTTATCAGTGACGGAGCAAATAATAAATATGGTTCTTTCTTCAGCCCGTATGATTTCTTCTATGCGTGGAGAAAGATAAACTCAGACGATAAAGAACTGGACGGTATCAATTCTCTTGTAACAATGATAAAGGGACTTTTCCGAAAAGACCGTTTGCTTGAAGTTATCAAAGATTTTATTTATTTTCCGGATAACTCAGATAAGGATTTGAAGATAGTGTGCCGTTATCCACAGTTCTTTGCGGCAAATAAATTGTATGAGAATATCAAGACTCATCTTCGCCCTGAAGGAGATGGTAAAGGTGGTACATACTTCGGAGCAACAGGGTGTGGCAAGAGTTATACAATGCTTTTCCTTACCCGTATGCTGATGAAAAGCAAATACTTTTCTTCCCCGACTATTCTCATTATTACAGACAGAACAGACCTTGACGACCAGCTTTCCAAACAGTTTGTAGGTTCAAAGAAATATATCGGAGATGAAACTGTTGTAAGTATTGAGTCCCGTGAGAAACTTCGTGAGGAGCTTCAAGGACGAGAGAGTGGCGGTGTTTATCTGACTACCATTCAGAAATTTACAGAGGATTTGCAGCTTCTTACAGACAGAACGAACGTTATTTGTATTTCTGATGAAGCACACAGAAGCCAAATCAATCTCGACCAAAAGGTTAAGATTACAGAGTCAGGTGTTCAGAAAACCTATGGCTTTGCCAAATATCTGCACGACTCTTTACCAAATGCAACTTATGTTGGATTTACCGGAACTCCGGTTGATGGAACAATCGAAGTCTTTGGTGGTGTTGTAGACGCATATACAATGACGGAAGCTGTTAAGGACGGTATTACAGTTAATCTTGTTTACGATGGTCGTGCAGCTAAGGTTATGCTTAATCAGGACAAGGTAAGACAGATTGAAGAATATTATGCACAGTGTGAGCTTGAGGGAGCAAATGAACATCAAGTAGAAGAAAGTCAGAAAGCAGTTGCCAAAATGGAAGTTATTATTGGCGATCCTGATAGACTTCGTGCTGTTGCAGAGGACTTTATCAAGCATTATGAAATCCGTGTGGCAGAAGGTGCAACCGTAGCAGGCAAAGCAATGTTTGTATGTTCCAACCGAAATATAGCATACGATTTCTATAAGATAGTAAAGGAACTCAGACCGAAATGGACAGAAAAGAAGATTTGTGATGATGGTGTTGTTCTGAGTGAGAAAGATAAAAAAGAGTTGAAGCCAATGGAAAAAATCAAGTTGGTTATGACTCGTAATAAAGATGATGAAAAAGACCTATTTGATATGCTTGGCACAAAAGAGGATAGGAAAGAATTTGACCGTCAGTTCAAAAATCCGAAATCAAACTTTAAGATTGCCATTGTTGTAGATATGTGGCTGACTGGTTTTGATGTGCCGGAGCTTGATACGATTTACATTGATAAGCCTATTCAGCAGCATACCCTTATTCAGACGATTTCTCGTGTAAATCGTGTATGCGAGGGCAAAGATAAAGGTTTAATTGTTGACTACATAGGTATTAAGAAAAATATGAACACTGCCCTCAAGAAATATACGAATTTTGAGAGCGAAGAATTTGAAGGTGTGGAGCAGTCTATCACGATTGTAAAAGACCAGTTAGAAGTCCTTGGTCAGATGTTCCACAACTTTAACAGCAGTGATTTCTTTAACGGTTCGCCTACTGAACAGCTTGCCTGCCTGAATCGTGCGGTTGAGTATGTGCAGTTGTCCGAAGAACTGGAAAGAAGATTTATGGCAGCAGTCAAGAGAATGAAACAGGCATTTAATCTTTGCAGCTCAAGTGAGAAATTCTCTGATGAAGATAAGGATTATATCCATTTTTATTGTGCTGTCCGTTCTATCCTTTTCAAATTGACAAAAGGCGATGCACCAGATATTGAGCAGATGAACGCTCGTGTCCGCAAAATGCTTGAGGGTGCAATTCAGTCTGATGGCATTGAGGAATTATTTGAAACCGGAAAGCATATATCGGTGGATATTTTCAGTGATGAGTATATGGATAAAATAAATGCAATTCAGTTGCCGAATACGAAAATCAAGATACTTCAAAGACTTCTTTCTCAGGCAATTGACGAGTTTAAGAAAGTCAATAAGATTATGGGTGTGGAATTTGCAGGTAGACTCAAAAAAGTTGTTGATGAGTATAACAACCGTCGTCGTGATGAAGCGTATGCTAACGAAGTCCTTGATGATGTTGCGGAGCAGCTTGCACAGTTGTTGTCTGAACTGAAAACAGAAAAGAACTCCTTCAAGAATATGGGAATAGATTATGAGGAAAAAGCTTTCTATGATATTTTGAAAGCAGTTTCAAAGAAGTTTGAGTTTGAATATCCGGACGATAAAATGATTGAATTATCCAAGAGGATAAAGCTGATTGTTGATGATAAATCACGATATACCGATTGGTCTGCCCGTGATGATATCAAGGCAAACTTGCAAGTGGATTTGATATTGCTGCTTGATGAGTTTGGCTATCCGCCAGTAACCATTGATGATGTTTACAAGGAAGTTCTTGAGCAGGCAGAGAATTTCAAGAAGTATGCACAGTAA
- a CDS encoding Mrr restriction system protein produces the protein MRGVNANMFYDDLNTEEQVSYLIKPILQVLQEAGGQLERSEIRDRISELDEHIAEFEQKLYISNKTGNQYKKFDFKFNFAIKELSYVGLISYVKFNPKITLTQDGANVDLKDFDVKAEVRDKARSYWEEHSTKNKSKNKPVETLEVEDEENESTDDELLDDFKVKLQSAIANMSPAKFEQFSRALLTKMGVEFTNKGVQVSNDGGIDGYGYHVDADDFRTTRVVIQCKRFNSNPVSEPDINQFLGAMNKYQADYGVFITNSRFTNKAREAAREGTPITLIDGNDLIRLVIKYELYITPVTTYVLDGFYTED, from the coding sequence ATGAGAGGTGTAAATGCAAATATGTTTTATGACGATTTAAATACAGAGGAACAGGTATCATACCTTATTAAACCAATCCTTCAAGTCCTTCAGGAAGCAGGTGGACAGTTAGAACGTTCTGAAATTAGAGACAGGATTAGTGAGTTGGATGAGCATATTGCTGAATTTGAACAGAAACTATATATATCTAATAAAACAGGAAATCAATATAAAAAATTTGATTTTAAGTTTAATTTTGCTATTAAAGAGCTTAGTTATGTCGGTCTCATATCTTATGTGAAATTCAATCCAAAGATTACACTTACTCAAGATGGAGCGAATGTAGATTTAAAAGATTTTGATGTTAAGGCAGAAGTGAGAGATAAGGCACGAAGCTATTGGGAGGAACATTCGACTAAGAACAAATCGAAAAACAAGCCAGTAGAAACACTGGAGGTTGAAGACGAGGAGAATGAATCCACAGATGACGAATTGCTAGATGATTTCAAGGTGAAACTTCAGAGTGCAATCGCTAATATGTCTCCAGCAAAGTTTGAACAGTTTTCACGAGCACTTCTTACAAAGATGGGAGTGGAGTTTACCAACAAAGGTGTTCAGGTGTCAAATGATGGTGGTATTGATGGCTATGGATATCACGTAGATGCCGATGATTTTAGAACAACCAGAGTGGTTATTCAGTGTAAAAGATTTAATTCAAATCCAGTGAGTGAGCCAGATATCAATCAATTTCTTGGGGCGATGAACAAATATCAAGCCGATTATGGAGTATTTATTACTAATAGCCGATTTACCAATAAGGCAAGAGAGGCTGCGAGAGAAGGTACGCCGATAACACTGATTGACGGAAACGATTTAATCAGACTTGTCATTAAATATGAATTATATATAACACCAGTCACAACATATGTATTGGATGGTTTCTATACCGAGGATTGA
- a CDS encoding helix-turn-helix transcriptional regulator, whose amino-acid sequence METKSRILYLQKILLERTDEENPLSTTQLINILNDEYGISAHRTTVTKDIAALQEFGMDIVTIHSTQSKYFVASRKFELPELKLLIDAVESSKFITKKKSETLIEKIHTMTSPGQVAKLKRNNYVVNRIKPDNEQIYYIIDAINDAINAGKQISFQYYDYTGLKKKVLKNKGEVYKLSPYKLLWCGDYYYVLGYSEKKSKVINFRVDRIASKPEILDKDIIPMPDNFDIENYTKEVFFMFSGEKVLVDLRCDNSLMKTMVDRFGEDVTTLAYDMTSFRVQTEVSASPTFFGWVFGFNGKVQILAPESVKEQYRQMIAQADEDMQQSE is encoded by the coding sequence ATGGAAACAAAGTCAAGAATTTTATATTTACAAAAGATTTTACTGGAAAGAACCGATGAAGAAAATCCTCTTTCCACAACACAGTTAATCAATATATTGAATGACGAATACGGAATATCTGCACATAGAACGACGGTCACGAAAGACATTGCTGCGCTTCAGGAGTTTGGGATGGACATTGTTACTATCCATTCTACTCAGAGCAAATACTTTGTAGCCAGCCGTAAGTTTGAATTGCCGGAATTGAAACTGCTGATTGATGCAGTAGAGTCATCGAAGTTTATTACAAAGAAGAAAAGTGAAACTTTGATTGAGAAGATACATACGATGACCAGTCCGGGGCAGGTGGCAAAGCTGAAGCGTAATAACTATGTGGTCAATCGCATTAAGCCAGATAATGAGCAGATATATTACATCATTGACGCTATAAACGATGCCATCAATGCAGGTAAACAGATTTCTTTTCAGTATTATGATTATACTGGATTAAAGAAAAAGGTTCTGAAGAACAAGGGCGAAGTGTATAAGCTCAGTCCGTATAAACTTCTCTGGTGTGGGGACTATTATTATGTTCTCGGATATTCAGAGAAGAAAAGCAAGGTTATCAATTTCAGGGTAGACCGTATTGCTTCCAAGCCGGAGATATTGGATAAAGATATTATTCCTATGCCTGATAATTTTGATATTGAGAATTACACAAAGGAAGTTTTCTTTATGTTCTCAGGCGAAAAAGTCCTTGTGGATTTACGGTGTGATAACAGCCTGATGAAAACAATGGTTGACCGCTTCGGAGAAGATGTGACAACCCTTGCGTATGATATGACATCTTTCAGAGTACAGACAGAAGTATCAGCCAGTCCTACCTTTTTCGGTTGGGTGTTTGGCTTTAATGGCAAGGTACAGATACTTGCACCGGAAAGTGTGAAAGAACAGTACAGACAGATGATTGCACAAGCCGATGAGGATATGCAGCAAAGCGAATAA
- a CDS encoding Fic family protein: MEKDPFKEYLRESEPDKAHKGYAWSTAIGLQAVDGLKPSKYLIDTAIQNIEGKITMKEAQSLIDSYYKERPVHLSDDERTEEADKVSSRIAEILSETAFSFSPNEYISIHRKLFQGIYKHAGKIRDYNITKKEWVLDGATVMYGSASELRATLEYDFSQEKDFSYKGLSMDEIIHHLAVFISRLWQIHIFGEGNTRTTAVFFIKYLRTLGFSATNDIFAENAWYFRNALVRANYTNLQKGIHETTEYLEAFLRNLLLNEKNELHNRNLHISELLNEEKVDIGDRKVDIENEKVDIQDKKVDIESVLSQKGSDFSVKTTVHIHRLFEKFGFDEVFGRSAVMEILELKGSGASKLLSNLVQADIIEPVSGYGKGKYKFKNYP, encoded by the coding sequence ATGGAAAAAGACCCGTTTAAGGAATATTTAAGGGAGTCTGAACCGGATAAAGCTCATAAAGGATATGCTTGGAGTACCGCAATCGGACTTCAGGCGGTGGACGGACTCAAACCATCTAAATATTTGATTGATACAGCCATTCAGAATATTGAAGGCAAAATCACGATGAAGGAAGCACAGAGTCTTATTGACAGCTATTATAAAGAAAGACCAGTGCATTTGTCTGATGATGAACGTACCGAAGAAGCAGATAAGGTTTCTTCCCGTATTGCAGAAATTCTTTCTGAAACAGCGTTCTCATTTTCTCCGAATGAGTATATCTCTATCCACCGCAAACTCTTTCAGGGGATTTATAAACACGCCGGAAAGATTAGAGATTACAACATTACAAAGAAAGAATGGGTGCTTGATGGTGCAACTGTTATGTACGGCAGTGCTTCAGAACTGAGAGCCACACTTGAATATGATTTTTCGCAGGAGAAGGACTTTAGTTATAAAGGACTGTCAATGGACGAGATTATCCATCATCTGGCGGTATTCATTTCAAGGCTATGGCAAATCCATATCTTCGGGGAAGGCAATACGAGAACAACGGCGGTGTTCTTCATCAAATATCTAAGGACACTTGGATTTTCTGCAACCAATGATATTTTTGCGGAAAATGCGTGGTATTTCCGAAATGCACTTGTCCGTGCAAACTATACGAACCTGCAAAAAGGTATTCACGAAACAACAGAGTATCTGGAAGCGTTTCTCAGAAATCTACTTTTGAACGAGAAAAATGAGCTTCATAATCGAAATCTTCATATAAGTGAACTTTTGAATGAAGAAAAAGTGGACATTGGAGATAGAAAAGTGGATATTGAGAATGAAAAAGTGGACATTCAAGACAAAAAAGTGGATATTGAAAGTGTACTTTCCCAAAAAGGTAGTGACTTCTCAGTAAAAACGACGGTTCATATCCATAGACTCTTTGAAAAGTTTGGCTTTGATGAGGTGTTTGGAAGAAGTGCAGTTATGGAGATTCTTGAGCTGAAAGGTTCAGGTGCTTCAAAACTTCTTTCCAATTTGGTACAGGCAGATATTATTGAACCAGTATCTGGTTATGGAAAAGGAAAATATAAATTTAAGAATTATCCGTGA
- a CDS encoding ATP-binding protein, producing the protein MDDFKKLTEQLMKIYSNAESVNDLGIENYFDENISLIGTGKHELFANLHEFLESFKFDVKRRGKIRIEVQNLHQIEERLDDDHVLAHGTVDFVGLFKDGSICFKMETRFTIIYKWTNGKWLVQHLHQSIPDLEQMDGEEFPVTLGKQVKKTRQAFHALGTAYYLILRLNLKTKRVEFVKKNRKINIDIKDNNIEWNLQIETIERIIAEPFVQKCIDFFDIQTMAARLHNKESMSSEFKLKEGSWFLSMVIPQNYDKNGNVTSVLIANRDVTDEKMRELRQEEELREAKLKAECANKAKSSFLFNMSHDIRTPMNAIIGYAELASRHLQETEKLGRYLEKIQICGKELLSMLGNVLDLARIENNKVEMEYTVSNVHECFENCIIMFQQQAESKNQTLSLTEQIMYPYVYMDAPHLSEVCLNIISNAIKYTNTGGAISCNVVQKSCEKEDWCNMIITITDNGIGMSEEFQKRIFEIFERERNTTLSHIDGSGIGMGITKKLVELMDGTIEVESKQGEGSTFTVTIPCRKASEDDSLVKKNSNLCNKNCLNGVRILLVEDNEINTEIATELLTEEGCIVETANDGVVCIDMIEKADADYYKMILMDIQMPVMNGYDATLTIRKMKDTKKARIPIIAMTANAFAEDIQKVLSVGMNAHVAKPVDMNILVPTMMKYLKE; encoded by the coding sequence ATGGATGATTTCAAAAAACTCACAGAGCAACTTATGAAAATATATAGTAATGCTGAATCAGTAAATGATTTGGGTATAGAAAATTATTTTGATGAAAATATCAGTCTGATTGGAACTGGTAAACACGAGTTATTCGCGAATCTACATGAGTTTTTAGAATCATTTAAATTTGATGTAAAACGAAGAGGTAAAATCAGAATCGAAGTACAAAATTTACATCAGATAGAAGAGCGGCTTGATGATGACCATGTTCTTGCACACGGAACAGTAGATTTTGTTGGTCTGTTTAAAGATGGTTCGATCTGTTTTAAAATGGAGACAAGATTTACGATTATCTATAAGTGGACGAATGGGAAATGGTTAGTTCAGCATCTGCATCAGTCAATACCTGATTTGGAACAGATGGACGGTGAAGAGTTCCCTGTTACCTTGGGAAAACAGGTAAAAAAAACCCGGCAGGCATTTCATGCATTAGGCACTGCCTATTATTTGATCTTAAGGTTGAATTTAAAAACAAAGAGAGTTGAATTTGTTAAAAAAAATCGAAAAATAAATATTGATATTAAAGATAATAATATCGAATGGAATCTTCAGATCGAGACTATTGAAAGGATTATAGCAGAACCGTTTGTACAGAAGTGTATAGATTTTTTTGATATACAAACCATGGCAGCGCGGCTTCATAATAAAGAATCTATGTCTTCCGAATTCAAACTAAAGGAAGGATCATGGTTTCTTTCTATGGTAATTCCTCAGAATTATGATAAAAATGGAAATGTCACATCAGTATTGATTGCGAATCGAGATGTGACAGATGAAAAAATGCGGGAATTAAGACAGGAGGAGGAATTGCGGGAAGCTAAATTAAAAGCAGAATGTGCAAATAAAGCAAAATCGTCATTTCTGTTCAATATGTCACATGACATCCGTACTCCTATGAATGCAATCATTGGTTATGCCGAACTGGCATCCAGACATTTGCAGGAAACAGAAAAACTTGGCAGATATCTTGAAAAAATTCAAATATGCGGAAAAGAACTTTTATCGATGCTTGGTAATGTTCTGGATCTTGCAAGAATTGAAAATAATAAAGTCGAAATGGAATACACTGTTTCGAATGTTCATGAGTGCTTTGAAAATTGTATCATTATGTTCCAGCAACAGGCAGAAAGTAAAAATCAGACTCTCTCTCTGACAGAACAAATCATGTATCCGTATGTATATATGGATGCACCACATCTGTCAGAAGTCTGTCTTAATATTATAAGCAATGCGATAAAGTATACAAATACAGGAGGTGCTATATCCTGTAATGTTGTACAGAAATCTTGTGAAAAAGAAGACTGGTGCAATATGATCATTACCATTACCGATAATGGAATTGGTATGTCTGAAGAATTCCAAAAGCGTATTTTTGAAATTTTTGAAAGAGAACGTAACACGACATTAAGTCATATTGATGGCAGTGGCATTGGAATGGGCATTACAAAAAAGCTTGTAGAGCTCATGGATGGCACAATAGAAGTGGAAAGTAAGCAGGGTGAGGGTTCCACATTTACAGTAACTATTCCTTGCCGAAAAGCGTCAGAAGACGATTCTCTGGTGAAGAAAAACAGTAATCTGTGCAATAAGAATTGCCTGAACGGTGTTCGGATTTTGTTGGTTGAAGATAATGAGATCAACACTGAAATCGCAACGGAATTATTGACGGAAGAAGGATGTATTGTTGAGACTGCCAATGATGGTGTTGTATGTATTGACATGATTGAAAAAGCTGATGCTGATTATTACAAGATGATCCTTATGGATATCCAGATGCCGGTTATGAATGGATATGACGCTACATTAACTATCCGAAAGATGAAGGATACGAAAAAAGCCAGGATCCCAATTATTGCGATGACTGCCAATGCTTTCGCAGAAGATATACAAAAGGTTCTTTCTGTTGGAATGAATGCTCATGTTGCAAAGCCTGTTGATATGAATATTCTTGTCCCAACAATGATGAAATATTTAAAAGAATAA